CGAAGATCTTCGAAAGCCAGGACAGCGCCGTACGCGGCATCCTCGCCGACGAAGTGAAGGCCGGCGACATCGTGATCATCCGTTACGAAGGCCCGAAAGGCGGCCCGGGCATGCAGGAAATGCTGTACCCGACGTCTTACCTGAAATCCAAAGGCCTGGGCAAAGCTTGTGCGCTGCTCACCGACGGCCGCTTCTCTGGCGGTACTTCGGGCCTGTCCATCGGCCACGCTTCGCCAGAAGCCGCTGCTGGCGGCGCGATCGGTCTGGTGCAGGATGGCGACAAGGTACTGATCGACATTCCAAACCGCTCGATCAACCTGTTGATCAGCGATGAAGAAATGGCCGCGCGCCGTGCCGAGCAGGACAAGAAAGGCTGGAAACCGGTGGAAGTGCGTCCACGTAAAGTGACCACTGCGCTGAAAGCGTATGCCCTGTTGGCCACCAGCGCCGACAAGGGTGCGGTACGTAACAAGGCGATGCTCGACGGGTTGTAAGCGTCAGCCGCAGAAACACAAATGCCCCGCCAAGTGCGGGGCTGATCGTTCCCACGCTCCCGCGTGGGAATGCCTCAAGGGACGCTCCGCGTCCAGTGACGCGGAGCGTCACGGGCTGCATTCCCACGCAGAGCGTGGGAACGATCATCGTCCTGTAGGAGCGAGCGGTGCGGCGATCCGACTTGCCCGCGATGGGTGCGACTCGGTCTTACTGAATCTCTTCCGGCTTCACGATCACCCAGTTCTTGTCCGCCGTCACCGCTAACCCTTCTTTCGCTTGGGCTGCTGCGTTTTTGGCCATCATGCCGTTAATCTGGGTCATGTATTTGTCTTTGCGGTTGACCCACAAATGGATGCCGCCCTTGGACACGTCGACGCTGTGGAACAGCATGTAACCGTCGCTGGTCGGAGTATCACCGCCCACCAGGACCGGTTTTTTCCATTCATCGATGTACGTCAGGATCGCCGCTTGCTTGCCAGCCATCCAGGTGGCAGGGGTCCACAGGTACGGAGTCAGTTCGAGGCCCAGGTTGGCCTTCTCGTCATACTTGCCAGCGGTGACCTGCTTGCGTGCCGTGGTCAATTCGCCCGTCTTGCGGTCCTTGAGCAGCAGACTCACGCCGATCACGTTCTGTGGTTTGACGTTGTAGCCATACTTCGGATCAGAGGCGACCATGCGCACCAGCTCTTCGGAGGCGGCAGTCATCACATAGACCTCGATGCCGTTCTCCATCAGCTTGTTGTAGAGCTCTTTCTGACCGGTGAAGATTTTCGGCGGATTGACGTCGATGGTCTTCACCACGTCGCCGTCATAATAAGTGCTCGGCACCGGTTTGCCGGACGCCATCAGCTCATCGACGTTGCCCTTGAGCTCTTGAAGCGTGAACCCGGCAAACACTTGGGCAACCCATGGATAGCAAACCATGTCGTCGATTTCGCAGAGGCGATAGTAATAGCTGAACAGGCTTTCCTTATGGTCGGCAGTGTCCTTGAACGGGATCAGTTTCAGGGAGGGATCGAGGCTCTCGCGGGTGATCAGGCCCTTGTTTTCCATGAACGGCAACAAGGACTCTTCGAGGTCGTAGCGGTAACTGGTGTTGTCCATGTCGAACACCGCGAAGTTACCCTTGTTGGCGTTGGCCGCGATCATCGCATCCAGCGCCTTGGCCTGATCGGCTGGCCAGTGCTTCAGGTCAGTAGCGAACGCCTGGCCAGCAAGGCCAAAGCCCAAACTCAATCCAAGTGCGACAGCCAGAAATTTCGGTGCGAGCTTCATCGGCGTTTCTCCCTGATTCAAAGAAATCGACGCTAACAAATAAGTGTGACAGTCCTCGTCTGTCAGCGACCGCCCGCGTTCCTATTGCGCCAACTGCATCTCCGACAGCGACACCCGCTTATTCCAAAAACGACAGTAGCCATACGTTTTTGATATTAATTCATTAATTTTCAAGCTGTTAGGCTTCCCGGTTCGCAGCTGCCCCGGAAGGCAGTTGGCACACGTCCTATGGGAGTTCCAATGAATCTACCGCTGATCCTCAATCTGTTGGTATTCCTCGCCTTGCTCTTTGGCCTGACGCAAACCCGTCACACCACCTGGAGCCTGGCCAAAAAGGTTCTGCTGGCGCTGGTTCTGGGCGTGGTATTTGGCGTCGCTCTGCACACGACTTACGGTGCTGGCAACCCGATATTGAAAGCCTCGATCGGCTGGTTCGATCTGGTGGGCAACGGTTACGTGCAGTTGCTGCAAATGATCGTGATCCCGCTGGTGTTCGCCTCGATCCTCAGCGCCGTGGCGCGCCTGCACAACGCTTCGTCGCTGGGCAAAATCAGCTTCCTGACCATCGGCACGCTGCTGTTCACCACCGCTATCGCGGCGCTGGTTGGCATCGGCCTGACCAACCTGTTCGGCCTCACCGCCGAAGGCCTGGTCGCCGGCACCCAGGAAATGGCTCGCCTGCAAACCATTCAGAGCGACTACGCGGGCAAGGTCGCTGACCTGAATGTGCCGCAATTGCTACTGTCGTTCATCCCGCAGAACCCGTTCGCCGATTTGGCCCGCGCCAAGCCGACGTCGATCATCAGCGTGGTGATCTTCGCCGCATTCCTTGGGGTCGCGGCACTGCAACTGCTCAAGGACGATGTCGAGAAAGGTCAGAAAGTGATCAACGCCATCGACACCCTGCAAGCCTGGGTGATGCGTCTGGTACGCCTGGTGATGAAGCTGACCCCGTACGGCGTATTGGCGCTGATGACCAAAGTGGTCGCCGGTTCCAACCTGCAAGACATCATCAAGCTCGGCAGTTTCGTGGTGGTGTCCTACATCGGCCTGGGCTTGATGTTTGTGGTCCATGGCCTGCTGGTGTCGGCGGCCGGGATCAACCCGCTGCGCTTCTTCCGCAAGATCTGGCCGGTGCTGACGTTTGCCTTCACCAGCCGCTCCAGCGCCGCGACTATTCCACTGAGTATCGAAGCCCAGACCAGCCGTTTGGGTATTCCACAATCCATCGCCAGTTTCGCTGCCTCGTTTGGCGCGACCATTGGCCAGAACGGCTGTGCCGGTCTGTACCCGGCAATGTTGGCGGTGATGGTGGCGCCGACCGTGGGCATCAACCCGCTGGACCCACTGTGGATCGCGACGTTGGTGGCGATTGTGACGCTGAGTTCGGCCGGGGTGGCCGGGGTCGGTGGTGGCGCGACGTTCGCCGCGCTGATCGTGCTCCCGGCCATGGGTTTGCCGGTGTCACTGGTGGCGTTGCTGATTTCGGTTGAGCCGCTGATTGATATGGGTCGTACGGCGTTGAACGTAAGTGGTTCGATTACGGCGGGTGCGATTACCAGCCAGATCATGCAGCAGACGGATAAAGAGCTGCTGGATGCGGATGAGCATGGGGCGTTGGCTCAGGCTTAAGGCTTTCATCGTCTGAGCGGGCCTCTTCGCGGGCAAGTCGGATCGCCGCACCGCCGCTCCCACAGGTTTTTTGGTGTTTACACAATTTGTGTTCCACCTTGATCACTGTGGGAGCGGGCTTGCCCGCGATGCTTTTAAGCTTTTTCCCACACTTCGAAGTTGTAGGCTGGCTTGTCACCCTCCGCCGGATTCGGAATATTCGACACCAGTTTCCACTGGTTCAAATCAAACTCCGGAAACCACGCATCCCCTTCCGGGCTCAGTGCCACGCGGGTCAGGTACAGCCGATCAGCCTGTGCCAACCCTTGTGCATACAGCTGCGCCCCGCCAATCAACATCACCTCATCGACGCCCTGCTCGTTCGCCCATTGCTGCGCGCGAACCACCGCTGCCTCCAGCGACGGATAAACCTCCGCGCCTTCCAGCTGCAGATCCGCCTGACGGCTGACCACGATGTTCAATCGGCCCGGCAGCGGACGACCGAGGGAATCCCAGGTCTTGCGACCCATGATGATCGGCTTGCCGAGGGTGGTGGCCTTGAAGTATTTGAAGTCCCCCGGCAAGTGCCAGGGCATGCTGTTGTCGACGCCGATCACACGGTTTTCACCGAGGGCTGCGATCAGGCTGAGGGGGAGTGATTTAGTCATGTCGGCGAGGATACCAGAGCCTCCCTTACCCCGATAAGCGTCACAGCGGTTATGCTCACCGCTCAATTAAGCGACGGGATGCCGCGTGACTGAACTGACTCCACTGCAAAACCTCTGGCTGAGCGAAACCGTGCGCCTGCGTGAAGAACACGCCGGCCCTTTGGACGATCTGGAAGCCAATCGAATCGCCCGTAGCGCCGGCGGCGACCTGCCGACGCGTATTCAACGCCGCGCCCTGTGGCTGGCCGAGCGCGACGGACAGACCCACGCCCTCAAACATTGGCTGCAAGGCGCGCGACTGGCGCTGATCGTGCTGGCCGTTCTGGCCGTGATCAGCGGCGCCGGCCTGGCGTTTGCCGCGCTGGGCGATGGCCAGACCCCAGTCAATGTGTTCTGGGCGTTGGGCAGCCTGCTCGGACTGAATCTGATTTTATTGCTGAGCTGGGCCCTGGGTCTGGTGTTTGCCGGCGAGCAGGGTGCAGCCCTTGGACGATTATGGCTGTGGCTCAGTGAAAAACTCGCCCGCGATGCCAACGCCGCGCAACTGGCGCCAGCCCTGCTGCTGTTGCTGCAACGGCAGAAACTCAATCGTTGGGCGCTGGGCGTGCTGGTCAATGGATTGTGGTTGCTGGCGATGCTCAGCGCCTTGGTGATGGTGCTGACGCTGATGGCGACCCGGCGCTACGGTTTCGTCTGGGCAACCACCATTCTCGGCGGCGACACCTTCGTCGCCATGACCCAAGCCCTCGGTGCCCTGCCGGCCTTGCTCGGTTTCAGTGTGCCCAGCGTGGAGATGATCCGGGCCAGCGGCGATGCCGCGCTGAACATCGAAAGCGCTCGCCAGGCCTGGGCGGCGTGGCTGGTTGGGGTGCTGCTGGTGTACGGTGTTTTGCCGCGACTGCTGCTCGCATTGTTCTGCCTGTGGCGCTGGAAAACCGGTCAAGCAGCCCTGCATCTGGATTTGAACCTGCCCGGCTACGCCCAGTTGCGCGAACGACTGATGCCCACCAGTGAACGCCTGGGCATCAGCGATGCCGCGCCAGAACAACTTCATCGGGTTGAAAGTTCTGCCAGTGATCTGCAAAGCGATGGCGCACTGTTGGTGGCCATCGAACTGGACGAGCAACGCCCCTGGCCACCGCAGTTGCCGAAAACCGTCAACAACGCCGGCATCCTCGACAGCCGAGAATCCCGGCACAAACTGCTCGAACAGCTGAGCCGTTTTCCTCCGGCCCGTCTGGCCATCGCCTGTGACCCACGGCGCTCGCCGGACCGTGGCAGCCTGGCGCTGATTGCCGAACTGGCCCGCAGCGCCAGCGCCACCCGCGTGTGGTTGTTGCAAGCGCCACCCGGCGAAGCACTGGATGCCGAACGCTTGGGCGACTGGCATGTTGCGCTACGACAACTGGACCTGCCATTCGCCGATTGCGCGCCGTTGAACTGGCTGGAGACGGGTCATGACTGATGCCTGGAATAAGCCATTGAAGCTCGCCGTGGTCGGCCACACCAATGTCGGCAAAACCTCGTTGCTGCGAACGCTGACGCGAGACGTCGGCTTCGGCGAAGTGTCCCATCGCCCCAGCACCACTCGCCACGTCGAAGGCGCACGATTGTCGGTAGACGGCGAGCCGTTGCTTGATCTCTTCGACACTCCGGGCCTGGAAGACGCCATCGCCCTGCTCGACTACCTTGAGCGCCTGGAACGGCCCGGCGAACGCCTCGACGGCCCGGCACGATTGGCGCGTTTTCTTGAGGCCAGCGAAGCCCGACAGCGCTTCGAACAGGAAGCCAAAGTGCTGCGGCAACTGCTCGCCTCGGACGCCGGCCTCTATGTGATCGACGCTCGGGAGCCGGTGCTGGCCAAGTACCGCGACGAACTGGAAGTGTTGGCCAGTTGCGGCAAACCGCTGCTGCCGGTGCTGAATTTTGTCAGCAGCGCCCAGCATCGCGAACCTGATTGGCGTGAAGCTCTGGCGCGTCTCGGCTTACATGCTTTGGTGCGTTTTGACAGCGTCGCGCCGCCGGAAGATGGCGAGCGTCGACTCTATGAAAGCCTCGCGCTGCTGCTGGAAAACTCCCGCGAACAACTGGAGCGCTTGATCGCCGACCAGCAGGCCCAACGTCTGGCCCGTCAGCAAAGTGCAGCGCGGCTGATTGCCGATTTATTGATCGATTGCGCCGCCTGCCGCCGCAGTGTGGTCAGCGAGGTGGAGCAGGAACAGCAAGCGATCAGCGAACTGCGCAAAGCAGTGCGTCAGCGCGAACAACGCTGCGTCGAGGCTTTGCTCAAGCTCTACGCCTTTCGCCCACAAGATGCGGCGGCCAGTGACTTGCCGCTGCTCGATGGCCGCTGGGGCGATGATCTGTTCAACCCGGAAACCCTGAAGCAGCTCGGTGTGCGGGTCGGCGGCGGTATCGCAGCCGGCGCGGCGGCCGGGGCCGGTGTCGATTTGCTGGTGGGCGGCCTGACCCTCGGCGCGGCGGCACTGGCCGGAGCGATTGCCGGCGGCGCCCTGCAAACTGCCCGCAGTTATGGCAGTCGCCTGCTGGGAAAAATCAAAGGGCAGCGAGAACTGACTGTCGATGACGGCGTGTTACGGCTGTTGGCCTTGCGCCAGCGACAATTGCTGCAGGCTCTGAATTCCCGTGGGCATGCGGCGATGGACAGCATTCAGTTCGCCACACCGCAGGATAAAACCTGGCGCGAAGGCAAACTGCCGGATGCGCTGAGCAAGGCGCGGGCGCATCCGCAGTGGTCGTCGCTCAATCCTCATTCGAAGTTGAGTCAGGCGGAGCGCCAAGAGCAGGTTGAGGTGTTGGCTGGGAAGGTGGTTGATAGTTAAGTACGCCTTCGCGGGCAAGTCGGATCGCCGCAGTTCTTCAACCGAGGCCATTTCCTGCGCCTCAGCACACCCTTCCCTCATCGTCTATTTGCGCAACAGGCGCAAACCGTTGAACACCACCAACAGGCTAACGCCCATGTCGGCGAACACCGCCATCCACATGGTGGCGATCCCGGCGAAGGTTACCCCAAGAAAGATCGCTTTGATGACCAATGCCAGGGCAATGTTCTGTTTGAGGATATTCGAGGTCTGCCGCGACAGGCGGATGAAAGCAGGGATTTTGCGCAGATCGTCGTCCATCAGGGCGACATCAGCGGTTTCAATAGCGGTGTCGGTGCCGGCGGCCGCCATGGCGAAACCGATCTCGGCTCGCGCCAGTGCCGGGGCGTCGTTGATGCCATCGCCAACCATCCCGACCCGATGGCCCTGGGCATACAGCCTTTCGATGGCTTGCAGCTTATCGGTCGGCAACAGATCGCCCT
The Pseudomonas lini DNA segment above includes these coding regions:
- a CDS encoding haloacid dehalogenase-like hydrolase yields the protein MKLAPKFLAVALGLSLGFGLAGQAFATDLKHWPADQAKALDAMIAANANKGNFAVFDMDNTSYRYDLEESLLPFMENKGLITRESLDPSLKLIPFKDTADHKESLFSYYYRLCEIDDMVCYPWVAQVFAGFTLQELKGNVDELMASGKPVPSTYYDGDVVKTIDVNPPKIFTGQKELYNKLMENGIEVYVMTAASEELVRMVASDPKYGYNVKPQNVIGVSLLLKDRKTGELTTARKQVTAGKYDEKANLGLELTPYLWTPATWMAGKQAAILTYIDEWKKPVLVGGDTPTSDGYMLFHSVDVSKGGIHLWVNRKDKYMTQINGMMAKNAAAQAKEGLAVTADKNWVIVKPEEIQ
- a CDS encoding L-cystine transporter; this translates as MNLPLILNLLVFLALLFGLTQTRHTTWSLAKKVLLALVLGVVFGVALHTTYGAGNPILKASIGWFDLVGNGYVQLLQMIVIPLVFASILSAVARLHNASSLGKISFLTIGTLLFTTAIAALVGIGLTNLFGLTAEGLVAGTQEMARLQTIQSDYAGKVADLNVPQLLLSFIPQNPFADLARAKPTSIISVVIFAAFLGVAALQLLKDDVEKGQKVINAIDTLQAWVMRLVRLVMKLTPYGVLALMTKVVAGSNLQDIIKLGSFVVVSYIGLGLMFVVHGLLVSAAGINPLRFFRKIWPVLTFAFTSRSSAATIPLSIEAQTSRLGIPQSIASFAASFGATIGQNGCAGLYPAMLAVMVAPTVGINPLDPLWIATLVAIVTLSSAGVAGVGGGATFAALIVLPAMGLPVSLVALLISVEPLIDMGRTALNVSGSITAGAITSQIMQQTDKELLDADEHGALAQA
- a CDS encoding dihydrofolate reductase, coding for MTKSLPLSLIAALGENRVIGVDNSMPWHLPGDFKYFKATTLGKPIIMGRKTWDSLGRPLPGRLNIVVSRQADLQLEGAEVYPSLEAAVVRAQQWANEQGVDEVMLIGGAQLYAQGLAQADRLYLTRVALSPEGDAWFPEFDLNQWKLVSNIPNPAEGDKPAYNFEVWEKA
- a CDS encoding DUF2868 domain-containing protein, with protein sequence MTELTPLQNLWLSETVRLREEHAGPLDDLEANRIARSAGGDLPTRIQRRALWLAERDGQTHALKHWLQGARLALIVLAVLAVISGAGLAFAALGDGQTPVNVFWALGSLLGLNLILLLSWALGLVFAGEQGAALGRLWLWLSEKLARDANAAQLAPALLLLLQRQKLNRWALGVLVNGLWLLAMLSALVMVLTLMATRRYGFVWATTILGGDTFVAMTQALGALPALLGFSVPSVEMIRASGDAALNIESARQAWAAWLVGVLLVYGVLPRLLLALFCLWRWKTGQAALHLDLNLPGYAQLRERLMPTSERLGISDAAPEQLHRVESSASDLQSDGALLVAIELDEQRPWPPQLPKTVNNAGILDSRESRHKLLEQLSRFPPARLAIACDPRRSPDRGSLALIAELARSASATRVWLLQAPPGEALDAERLGDWHVALRQLDLPFADCAPLNWLETGHD
- a CDS encoding GTPase/DUF3482 domain-containing protein, coding for MTDAWNKPLKLAVVGHTNVGKTSLLRTLTRDVGFGEVSHRPSTTRHVEGARLSVDGEPLLDLFDTPGLEDAIALLDYLERLERPGERLDGPARLARFLEASEARQRFEQEAKVLRQLLASDAGLYVIDAREPVLAKYRDELEVLASCGKPLLPVLNFVSSAQHREPDWREALARLGLHALVRFDSVAPPEDGERRLYESLALLLENSREQLERLIADQQAQRLARQQSAARLIADLLIDCAACRRSVVSEVEQEQQAISELRKAVRQREQRCVEALLKLYAFRPQDAAASDLPLLDGRWGDDLFNPETLKQLGVRVGGGIAAGAAAGAGVDLLVGGLTLGAAALAGAIAGGALQTARSYGSRLLGKIKGQRELTVDDGVLRLLALRQRQLLQALNSRGHAAMDSIQFATPQDKTWREGKLPDALSKARAHPQWSSLNPHSKLSQAERQEQVEVLAGKVVDS